The DNA window atATATTTTGGTTAAGTGTCTTATTTGAGTGGCTTATTTAAATAGTATATATTGATTGATGGAGTATTATATTTATGGAGAAATGAGAAGATGGTGTTGTTTTGTTCCTTAGGAATTAGGGTTTGGAGTGTGGGGTAGCGTGCGGTTGATGAGAAAAGTGGTGGGATGCACGTCCTTCTCCCGCCTCCCGACATTTTTTCTTTTGTCGCTAAAGAAGTGAGAGAGAAATAATGTTCCCTAACACTATATTTtattaggcctaatgtcttaaaaaaccccgaccttttagctccttttcaatcataccctgacgttgaaaatttgtcaattttaccctattttgcatttttgtgtttcaattgtaccctgaaaaattaaattaacgtcttttgcgtttggaaatttgtttaaaacattctccatgtctcgcatatattaattgtttatttttaaaatttatttaaatttagttaaattaattaagaatttaaattagtgttaatttgattatggtttttagttagtttttaaaaataaaggacttatttgtacttttttgaatagaaaagaatttaatttcatgtttagacttaattaattgaatgttttcatcatttaagtaaaaaaattaacaaaaattaaaatattggggtacaattgaaaacggaaaattcaaaagtgggtaaaattgacaaattttcaacgtcggggtggaattgaaaaaaagtttaaaggtgaggggtttttgagtgattaggccattttattaatatatgctttataatttaattatttttacttttttatataatttttaaatatataaatattatattaatgactaaaattttaatgactctgatttataatcatattaaaaataatatctatTTTAATGTTGAATATAGAGcaataaattcatttaaaaataactatGTATATTTGTTGAAAGTtcgtaaaatattaaatttttaatattatttataaatagaaGCTGACCTATTAATTCGGAATAGGGGAGTAGTACTCTTCATTTATtgctttataataaatatattaaacatcATCACTTGTTGTTTTTTACAGAATAAATAATTGGGTGTGgctttattaatattaaaaatcacaATAGTAAAAAATTCGATTTGTAGACATCAGCCATGAAAATGTGcattaaaaatcattaaatactaggttttttttttagtaCAGGGTCCATGAGGTTTCCTGAACGAGTCTTAACTATGAGACGACACCTTTAAGCCTTACACATTAAGACTAATTCCCACTCGAGCCGtgtaggtcccttgcgggaggcaaactctggcctcaagttttaaacggctgcatacatgagtacggttcgaacccgcgacctcacttaaactAGAAGAGCGCCTTATCAACTCATTTAATCCTTGGGTTCAtactagtattttttttaacagcAAATAGGTACATCGTAAATTAATAGATagtataaaatatgaaaaaacaccATAAACCTAATAATTGATCTACTTGAAGAAACAAAATAACGACTGagatttaaagataaattttttaaaggttATGATCAAAAAAACATTCAAATGCTGAGAATTCTCTAACACCAtttccatttttaaaatttttattttcacctTGTTTTGCAATGTATACCTCAACGTCACCAATAATTTGCATCTGAAACTTGACAAATGATAAATAATCTTGATCTACATATCCAAGAATTATAACACAAGCAGCCTGGATTACAACATCCAACATACACGATGACCatgcataaatttctaaaaatgaagcaatttattcaaaagataaaaaaaacataaacaaagAAATTATGGTATAACCGATGAACTATGGCTTAAATGATATAAAtgctaggcagcaaactgctaggtcgtggattcgattcctcccacaaacgctccccctctcaaataatcaaaaaaaaaactatggtATAAATTTATACaatgataattatttaaaatcagaTCGAAGTTCAGATTTCCAGTTAAATCtaaatattatatgtataaatttataaaaagtttttagTTGGATATATCTCAAACCATAGTAAAACTCCgaaaaatatttgaaagttataaattggcttaaatatttaaatctcAGCAAATAAAGTTTGAAtgaacaattatttattttttcaaattaaaaaatagaagaatTCCTAACAAAATATATGCACTTTCTATATATTAATAATCTTCATGTCTCTAAGGATACAAGCAAGAGTCTTGATatagtataatatatttttaatataattattaaagtaTGATGCTCGagctctttttttttaatatagacACCTATAACGATGCTAATCATGCTTTAATAGTTTTATGAACTGTTTGACtactttatattaaattgagagattataaaattaatatgaaaatgaTAATGATAAGTTTGtatatttcattattatatttGCAGTTGACATTTTATATTGTTATTGATAGAAGGATATATATTGTAATCCATTTGCTGGTAGATGATATTGATTAAACTTAAAGATCCACGTCATAAATCAAGTACTCGACATGAAATGCACCATATAAAAATCTATTAGTAATATGGTCAATTGAAAAGGATTTAATTAACTATTGTCTAATTAAATCTTATGAGCAGACACAAAATTATTGAACATAGACAGTCTTGTAATTAACCTTGATTATCTCTAATCTAAGATTGATGTATACTAAATTCatgataaaaattataaaagtaattaGTAAAAGGGTTTTATAAGAATTGCTATAAATTTCAAGGGGTGTTAATGAAAGTATACCAGCCATAAAGATCAAGATTGAGCCAATTAGTTACTTCTACTAATTCACCTTCTTTGCATGTTCTTTTCACTATCTTGGAGTGGGTAGATAGGGTTCGTTTCTTTCTTATCCCTTTAGGAAAAGAAAAGGGAAAAAAATACTTTCTTATTTagtaaacaattttaattaaaaataattgtttttgtaactaaaaataaaaaattaatttagtgtGTACTTATAACATATCCAGAGCAagctaaatattattattaaggTTAAACGCTCGTATAATAACTAGGTCATATACAAATTGTGTAACAACTACGAGTTCAATTGGTTTCAGTTTATTTTcagacttaaattactaatcaaAACTAAGtaatataatttgataattgaattataaGCATTATAATTATTATCGTGTCTTCGTCGCATTCGAGTGTTGTATCTCATCAGCGTCTTTTTTTCCAATCCGACAAACCATATAAGCTTCTGAGCCGGCTCTAATACTAACCGCAATTTTAAATCTAAGTAGTTTGAATAAATTttccaattaaaatattaatctaaaatgattaatttaagttaatcAGCCAGTTAATATAAGCTATATATACAAACAACTCAAATAACctttatattttctatattaGATGTTACATTGCCTTTCTATTTATTTTGCGACGTCCTCATTGGAGTCTTCATCCTATACAATACTTATATCAtgtcatatttataataaattaatgagtatttatgatataaatttttttaattattacttatctttttaatcattaaaaatccTGCATAtctaaaacataattaatttgttatacaaATGTTATGACGCAACagttatattaaataatttttttcttatttgttgacTTCAAGTTCAGGTTTAGACCACAATTAAGGTCACGATTCTCTCTCTATTTTAGACCTGACACGTCACGAAGTAGTCGGCTTTGTTATTAAATGTATAATAGCTAATTTAATTGATCAAATTTAACTATGATGCTTGAACTACGATAAAGAGTCAAAGCGGCTTTTAAATTTGTGTCTTGAGATCAAATAagctcattttaattttttttagatccaaaatttatattttcgaGATCAAATAAGCCCGTTTTGACTTTTGGATCAACTAGGCTCTCAAATTTACATTTTGAAGTCAAATAAATCTACATTTTGAAATGTTACTTGACCTAAATTGGAAGAGTTTTAAGTGTAATTGATCaaaagttcaaatgaacttatTTGAccctgaaaatataaattttaggtCTAAGTgactcaaaatattaaaatagactaatttaattttgaaatacaaGTTTGAAAGTCAAGTTAACACCTTGCTCCTTAAACTACCAGTCCAAAATGATAGAATAAGGTTAATTTATTATTGGCAAAAAACACATTTTATCTTTATactgttatatattttttaattatgtccCTCCATTTAGTATTTgtcaatattaaatttttatattttgtactTTGCATATATTAGGCTCTTCCATCATGAAAATAAACCGCTCCATCATAGAAATTAAGCGTGTGTACTCCGTGTATTGCTAGTGTGATGtagataaaaaattattcattttttatattaacttttattttaaataaagttcatgtatttttattttactgaaagtaaatttatgaattaatttattcttCGGTCTGATCTGacacaattaatatattttataaggAAGAAACTAAtgtctaaaaatttaaaatataaaaactcaatatatatacattttaaaagaGGAAAGTACATTCTACCCGTCTTcttttacaatttatttttaataaaaatatatttaattttttaatttttcttataaaatacACTTTTATGAGAGTCTGCTCAGAatctatataaatttatcaaaaaaagttactaataatttatcAGAAATTTTCTAATGATCtaccaaaaaaataattctataaaaataatttgaaaaacatatttttatctaaaaaataataaacgaaCATATTTTGCGAAGattttgaaaacaacaagtattttttataaaaagcccATTTAAGAAAGGCTTCAGTAACTTGGGCTTAAATTGCACCAGAACAAACAAACTTAAAGGCCTCATTTGGCCCGTCACACTTTACTTAATCATCTTCCTCCAGAAAAGGTAAAAAGAGCAATAAAAAATAGTTGCAGAGAAGCATTTGCTGAATCAATTGTTGCAGAAAATGGGAGATAATCTATTCGAAGGCTTACCACCCCCGTCTAATCAACAACTAGTAGCTGCAAAAAATAATACTTCAAGTATCTCAGCACAATCTTCACAACCGCCACCGCCACCGCCGGCACCACCAGCTCCGGTTCTAGTTTTGAAAAGTGCCCTTAAGCGACCTAAGCCAATTGATTCTAACCCAGCACCTCAAGGTACCTTCTTTTAGTCCTTATGCTAATGTCCCCAAGTATTTGAAAAAGatgtttttttcttaatttttttatgtgtttttcttGCATTTTGAAGTGTAATTTGAACCGGGTTTAGCTTGTTTTGAAGAATAAAACGTTTTTTTCTTCATGTTCTGTATTGGATGATTTTATGGTTACCCGTATGCTTCAGCATTATTGTAATTTGTAGTCACTCTTATCTTaattgaatttcaattttggTCTATGAGAAAGATTAGTTGATGGTGGATTCTCTTATGTAgaaatttgaaagaaaattgGCCTGTGATCACTTGCATTAGGGTTTTGAgcttaaaaattaatttcttttttgtaaCATGATATGCTCAGCTTAAGTTTTCGATTCTCAGAGACTGCGCCTGAAGATACTGTGGCGCCAGGGAAACGATTGAGGTTTAAAACCACGACAGATGCATCAGAAAAGCAACTGATTGAAGCGATGGAAAAGATAGCGTCCCATATCAAGAATCCTTCAAAGTTTGCCAAGGCTTCTAAGCTTGCCATTCAGCTAATTCAGGCCGGAAGTGTAAAGCCGGAAACTAGTGACCATTTCTTTGCTATTCTTGAGGCTGCAATGTCATCGGAAACTTCTTGTACGGATCCTTCAGTGCGAGCAGACTATCATGCCTTGTTCTCAGCGGCACAGGATGCTGCTGATGTAAGTATGTAGTTTATTCTCAATTTTTCAATGAACTTGTTTTAGCAGAAGAAAGTCATGTCTCAAGTTCTTACTATGGTGTCTTTTTGCAGTGTCTCAATAAGAAGCAGAAGCATCAATTAGCTATATGGAGAATGAGGGCCGTGGTGGCAAATGACCTATTCACCGATGACAGCTTTGTGGTGAGCAGTAAACTTCTGTTTAACTTCATTATCGAGTATTTTGAGTGATGAGTTGTCTATTTTCTGAAAGTGGACGTGTCACATGCATACTAAGAATCCTATTCATATGATAGTATTAGGATTCATCATGATACAATCCGtttcatttataatttagctCCATCCTTATGGAAAATCTTTGTTTGAACAACTTTGGAAAGTCTTATACAAAAATACCTATAAACACAATGGTTATTATGGGAGTTCCTTTAAACGTtgaacatttaaaattgaatttaaacatCTGCATAACGACCAATGTTAAATGAGCATGTAATTGTTGAAACTTGAAAGGCTTCACTTGGTTAAGTGGCCTTAGGATTTTCATGTAATCCACTGTTATAATTAATTCGACTATAACAATATGAAAGTAAAGATTTTGCTTAATTTGGTAATTGTTCAGTAAAACTTCCGAGATTGAAAAATCTCACCTTTTGTCATTGCCTTCTAACTTCACTTGTTCAAGTGTAATTCTATTACTCTGGATTTCAGTTGATctcccttttttttaattattttcaacttCCTTTGctaattattttatctaaatttgaCGGAATTGCctgatcttttttttattaaagcaatataaattaattttaaacatgCTTTTAGCCCAAACTTATAAGACAAACGaacaaacaaaatgtttaaaattctgaatatttcctgaaagtttatgttatatGTAATTTGGGCCTTCATGCAGTTTTCAAAATCAGCTGCGCAAGTAAAAGAGGCCATTACTAATCTACCAGTTGCGACCGAGGATGATGACATTGAAGAAGCAGAAGCCCTACAAGAAGAAACAGAAACTAATGACAAGGACAGTAAAAATAAACATGATCCATCTTCAGGTGACTCGGCTGAAGAAAATCTAAAGAGTGAGTCAGATCCATTCGGGCTCGATGCTCTTTTGTGCACAACAAAGAAGGAAGACCGGGCAAAGGGAAAGAAAGGTTCATTGAGTAAGACGGGGAAGGAGGATGAAGAAGAGAATAAGAGATTCCTCAAAGGTCATAGAGAATCCTTGATAACTTGTCTTGAGATCGCTGCACGTCGTTACAAACTTGCATGGTAAATCTTATACCCCATCGCTTCTTGTTGATAAGCTTTTTCACTGTTGAAATGCAAGTGCTCTTTTTTACATATGCAGTTTGATATGCAATTTGTCCATGTTCGCGTTCAAATGTTTTTTAGGTGCCAAACAGGGATTGACATCTTGGTTAAGCATGCGTTTGATAATGTTGGAAGGTTCACGTCTCGACAAAGGGATGCTATCGGGAAACTTTGGGCGTCTATACGGGAACAGCAAACTCGTAGAAGGCAAGGGAAATCAGTAAATGGGAAACTTGATGTGACTGCTTTTGAACATCTTCAAGAAAAATATTCAACTGAAAAAATCAGCATTCGACATTCTGTTGGTGGCAGTGGGGATCGTAAAGCTCAACAGTGGCTTGGTTAATACCTTGTGTTTACATTGTTATGATGGTACTTTAACACagaaaacaaattgaaattctTGAGTAAATTTCTGGTTATTATAATGTAACAATCATACCTGTAAACTGTTGATACATTCTGCTTGTATCCATGTGAGTACAGCAGGATCAATTAGACTAATTTTTATTCATTAAGATCAAATAGACTCAGAAGTTTATAGTGTCATATCAAATggatctgattttttttttttattatttcatctCGGTTTGGATCTATTTGATCTGATTTTAGAAAGTTGAGTCTATATGATCTTAATTGATCAAAttgattctatttgattttGCAATATATTTTATGGGCTGAAATGACTATTTTCTTCTCTTTTGCATATAGGCTATAAACGTATCGAGTTGTTCACGAGTTGCTCGGCATTCAGCTCGATAAgagttcggttcatgttcgtttGTATCTTAAATGAGCCGAGCTCGagcttaattttatattcacTTATTTACACAAGCTGGTTCAACATATTGGTGTCCGGCTCATTTACGCTCACGAACGACTCGTTTATTAGTATGTGAATGGACTCATATATGAGTTCGTGAGTTGGCTCGTACATGAGTTTGATAATAAGTTCGCCACCTAGTTTTGTATCTGAGTTTGATTATACTTTTGCTAAATGTTTCGTATTACTTGgctattatttaaatttgttcatTTAGAGCTAGCTCGGTTCATTTATCATCTAAATGAAGTAATACGATCTGAGTacaaaccgaacatgaacattaTCGACAATTAATAATTCGAACATGGAACTCTTCATATAACAAATTGAACACAAACACCTCAAATTTGGTTTATTTACAACCCTATTTGCAGTTTTACATACATTTCCTAGAGCACCTTTGTAGgggaaagagagagagagagtccaagcctaaaattgataaaaaccaAAACATAGAGGgtcaaatttagaaattaaataaatgaacagGGGCAGTATGGCAATTAGCAACAAACtacaaaaccctaaaccacacAATCTCTGCCTATATATAACTCACACATAAACCCTAATTTCTTCATCACCAGCAGCAGCCTTAACTGCAAAGGTACAATCTTTTTCTAGTTTTTATACCTTTTGATTAGAAACTCTTAGCACATATCGAAGGTTTGCAGATTTGGATTTAATCACTAGATAATCTGTGAACTCAAAACTTGTGCAACATTTTATAACTCATCCATCAAAATATCATTACCCTCTAATTTTGTTTTAGAGGATTTTTCGTTGGATGATTTACATTTGTTACCTATTTAATTCTTGATTTGTTTGCTAAATGTGATATAAGCTTGTTTGATTCTCGTGGGCttctttgatttgatttaaattttagggtttctTTTTGTAAGAGCCAATTTGCAGAGCAAATGCGTCGAAAATGGCGAAATTTTGCATTGAAGGTTGGCAAAATCGAAAATATTAGCAATTCTCCGTGCCTATCAAATCTATCTTTTGAATACGGCCTCGAACAAGTTGCAACATTTTAATTAGGGTTTCTTAAATTTTGTTGATCTTTACTTGATAATTGACtatataatttgtaatatataaatatttgtcaACTACATTATTGAATTTCCTTTGGTAAAAGCCAATTTGCAGAGCAAGAGTGTCGAAAATGGCACAACTTGCATTGAAGGTTGGCGATATCATTAGCAATTTCTCCGTGCCcattgaatttaatttaattttgattgaggCCTCGAACAAATTGCtacatttttttcttattcattTGCTTTATAAACTGTCGAATAAATGTGCCTGGGTTATTTTACTGAATTCTTTCTATGATTAACAGGCTTTGTATTGAGCAATTCAAAATGTCAAACCCGAAGGTGTTCTTCGATGTTTTAATTGGCAAGGCAAAAGCAGGAAGAATAGTAATGGAGCTATTTTCTGATGTGGTTCCAAAAACTGCTGAAAATTTCCGTGCTCTTTGTACCGGTGAGAAAGGACTTGGTAGGTCTGGAAAGCCTTTGCACTACAAGGGCTCGGCATTCCATCGAATCATTCCGAACTTCATGTGCCAAGGTGGAGATTTCACAAAAGGAAATGGGACAGGAGGTGAATCAATCTATGGCGCAAAGTTTCCTGATGAGAATTTCAATATTAAGCACACTGGACCTGGTATTCTTTCAATGGCAAATTCAGGACCCAACACCAATGGCTCGCAATTCTTTATTTGCACTGCGAAAACTCAATGGCTTGATGGTAAACATGTTGTGTTTGGCAAAGTTGTGGATGGTCTCAGTGTGGTTGATAAGATGGAGAAGATAGGGTCTGACTCTGGGACAACTTCAGAAACTGTTGTAATTGAAGATTGTGGTCAGATAACAGAAAAATGATGAGATTAATGTACTCCAAAATCTTTCGATTGTTAGAATACCGGTGTAACTCATTAGGAATAAGTTGAgaacttgtaaattaaatatttcttCAAAGTTTCATTTGTACATTGTGTCATGAAACTGATTATGAAATGAAATTTTGGGAATTCTAatatcaaattatgactttaaAAGtccaattttatttcaaaaatgcaTAAATAACAAACTTTGATACAAAAAATGTATTGACCTAATAACATTTTGCATAGTAATCTAAATACAACAATAGTACTTATTTTGGCAACAAAACTAATAGCAAAATTCTGCTATTGGGTATTGTAAATGTAAAGCTTATGTTTCTTCACCAAATCTAACTCCCATATGATCAAAAGATTTATATTGCATTGCTCATTAACAAACATTTATCAATCCCAATCTTCATCAGCTAATTGATCATCAATCTCGTCTTTCGGCGGCCGAACCACCAACACAACAGTCGCTAAACTCTCCACTACACCTCTTTCCTTCAATGTGGAACCCCTCTCTACCTTCAATTCGCTGCTCCGGCCATCGCCACTTCCGCCAGTAAGTACCAAATAAAACCCATCATCTACATCCACTTCCTTCCTCCCTCTATCAGCTACAACCAAAATTGACTCTTCTTTATACCATCTATTTGCCTTCCAAGGCAATGCCCTAGCATCCGCAAACGCAATCACAACTCCTCCTTTATCCAACCCCAAAAGCGGCTCCCATCTCGGAAACACCACCCATCTATTCCAAGCCTTCTCCGCCACCACTACGCCAAACTCGCCTTCGCTCTTACACTCCCACGGAGCTTCCGAAATCTCGTTTTCCCGATATTCCGCTCTACAAACAGGCAAAACCACCACACTAGTCGACTCAGCAACCTCCCCGATTCGCAGTCTAACAACCGGCACTCGAACATCCGGAACGTCTCTCACCGCCTCTCCTCCTTTACCGTCTCCACTCATCTCCCTTTCAACCTCATTTCTCGCCTTTTCGGACTCAGCAACCTCCAACGCCAACTCTAAAGCATTAGCCCTCTGCTCCGACGGGTTCCTATGTTCTCTAGCCTGTCTAAAATACATATAAGACAAACAATCTCCAGGGAGAGTAAAATCATAACTTTCCCACCCAACATCCCCACGCCGGCTAGGAAAATCCTTCATGGCCCGAG is part of the Mercurialis annua linkage group LG3, ddMerAnnu1.2, whole genome shotgun sequence genome and encodes:
- the LOC126671979 gene encoding uncharacterized protein LOC126671979, which encodes MGDNLFEGLPPPSNQQLVAAKNNTSSISAQSSQPPPPPPAPPAPVLVLKSALKRPKPIDSNPAPQETAPEDTVAPGKRLRFKTTTDASEKQLIEAMEKIASHIKNPSKFAKASKLAIQLIQAGSVKPETSDHFFAILEAAMSSETSCTDPSVRADYHALFSAAQDAADCLNKKQKHQLAIWRMRAVVANDLFTDDSFVFSKSAAQVKEAITNLPVATEDDDIEEAEALQEETETNDKDSKNKHDPSSGDSAEENLKSESDPFGLDALLCTTKKEDRAKGKKGSLSKTGKEDEEENKRFLKGHRESLITCLEIAARRYKLAWCQTGIDILVKHAFDNVGRFTSRQRDAIGKLWASIREQQTRRRQGKSVNGKLDVTAFEHLQEKYSTEKISIRHSVGGSGDRKAQQWLG
- the LOC126672037 gene encoding peptidyl-prolyl cis-trans isomerase CYP19-3; amino-acid sequence: MSNPKVFFDVLIGKAKAGRIVMELFSDVVPKTAENFRALCTGEKGLGRSGKPLHYKGSAFHRIIPNFMCQGGDFTKGNGTGGESIYGAKFPDENFNIKHTGPGILSMANSGPNTNGSQFFICTAKTQWLDGKHVVFGKVVDGLSVVDKMEKIGSDSGTTSETVVIEDCGQITEK
- the LOC126672036 gene encoding rubisco accumulation factor 1.1, chloroplastic, encoding MLSATVNTHIPISVSNLTKPYSSPFISPTHLHLFTVHSPSSKTLLKPISASLIPAKPPPVGQNLYQPFRPPPSPLPSQYKTLDTVGKIDVLSNRLGLWHEYAPLITALMQEGFSPPLIEETTGISGVQQNCLIVGAQVRESLIQCNTPEEIVSEFDTGGAELLYEIRLLSASQRTAAAAYIVNNKLDTKGAQDLARAMKDFPSRRGDVGWESYDFTLPGDCLSYMYFRQAREHRNPSEQRANALELALEVAESEKARNEVEREMSGDGKGGEAVRDVPDVRVPVVRLRIGEVAESTSVVVLPVCRAEYRENEISEAPWECKSEGEFGVVVAEKAWNRWVVFPRWEPLLGLDKGGVVIAFADARALPWKANRWYKEESILVVADRGRKEVDVDDGFYLVLTGGSGDGRSSELKVERGSTLKERGVVESLATVVLVVRPPKDEIDDQLADEDWD